A single window of Vigna unguiculata cultivar IT97K-499-35 chromosome 1, ASM411807v1, whole genome shotgun sequence DNA harbors:
- the LOC114176874 gene encoding probable E3 ubiquitin-protein ligase BAH1-like isoform X2 — MKFGCAFREYLQEEREWFLGEKCAHVEYSRLKKVLKTCKKDTSSDKDLLCQCQSCPLCDQQFFSELMKEASDVVGYFSSRVQHLLHLHISSGLHRYVLRLRQCFRSDRQTLTQEGRILIEYIAMNAIAMRKILKKYDKVHCSVNGENFKSRMHAEHIELLHSPWIIELGAFYLNSTGLDSCELDGVYGHFSCDLNLNRDVMTLVLPDSIKLEYTLTCAICLDLVFNPYALSCGHIFCKSCACSAASVMIFQGLKAASPESKCPICREVGGYSKAVRMVELDLLVKRRCRDYWRERLASERVETLKQSKEYWNLQSTYAIGLR; from the exons ATGAAATTCGGGTGTGCATTCAGAGAGTACCTGCAGGAAGAGCGGGAGTGGTTCTTGGGCGAGAAATGTGCTCACGTTGAATACAGCAGGTTGAAAAAAGTGTTGAAGACTTGCAAGAAAGACACCTCTTCAGATAAGGACCTGCTGTGTCAGTGTCAGTCTTGCCCAT TATGTGACCAACAGTTCTTCTCTGAGTTGATGAAGGAAGCATCTGATGTGGTGGGGTACTTTAGTTCAAGAGTTCAGCATCTCCTTCATCTTCACATTTCTTCAGGACTACACAGATATGTATTGCGTTTGCGGCAGTGCTTTAGAAGTGATAGGCAAACCCTTACTCAAGAAGGGAGGATTCTAATTGAGTACATTGCCATGAATGCTATTGCAATGAGGAAAATACTTAAGAAATATGATAAA GTACACTGCTCTGTTAATGGGGAGAACTTCAAATCTAGGATGCATGCTGAACACATTGAACTTTTGCACTCTCCTTGGATAATTGAATTGGGTGCTTTTTATCTGAATTCTACTGGACTTGATAGTTGTGAGCTTGATGGAGTCTATGGTCACTTTTCTTGTGATCTAAACTTAAATAGAGATGTAATGACATTGGTTCTTCCTGATTCTATTAAGCTCGAGTATACTCTAACTTGTGCAATTTGTCTG GATCTTGTTTTCAACCCTTATGCTTTGAGTTGTGGTCATATCTTCTGTAAGTCATGTGCTTGCTCAGCTGCCTCTGTGATGATTTTTCAAGGCCTTAAAGCTGCCAGTCCAGAGTCGAAGTGTCCTATATGCAGAGAG GTTGGCGGTTATTCTAAGGCTGTGCGTATGGTAGAACTTGATCTACTTGTGAAAAGAAG GTGCAGAGATTACTGGAGAGAGAGGCTAGCTAGTGAACGAGTTGAGACATTGAAGCAATCCAAGGAATACTGGAATTTACAGTCCACATATGCAATTGGATTGCGCTAG
- the LOC114195093 gene encoding amino acid transporter ANT1, producing the protein MEGDKKNMASPLLEPVPSKRASKLQTLGNIIVTVVGTGVLGLPFAFRIAGWVAGSLGVAVVGLSTYYCMLLLVNCRDKLASEEPLGESNTYGDLGYRSFGTLGRFVTEVIIVVAQCAGSIAYFVFIGQNLHSVFESQNLSMASYIFMLVPVEIGLSWIGSLSALAPFSIFADVCNVLAMGIVVKEDVQRTFGEGFSFGERTAITSNIGGLPFAAGMAVFCFEGFGMTLALENSMQDRRKFPILLAQTFGGITLVYILFGFCGYMAFGEETRDIVTLNLPRNWSSLSVQVGLCVGLAFTLPIMLHPINEIVEGKLKIILRNNNDSTGPGKICICISRAIVVVGLAVIASFVPEFGVFASFVGSTLCAMLSFVLPATFHLKLLGSSLPFWRKALDFIVLFSGLFFAIYGTYNTIVGV; encoded by the exons ATGGAGGGGGACAAAAAAAACATGGCTTCTCCTCTGCTGGAGCCTGTGCCTTCAAAGAGGGCTTCCAAGCTTCAAACTTTGGGAAACATCATAGTCACCGTTGTCGGAACTGGAGTTCTTGGATTGCCCTTTGCCTTTCGGATCGCTGGGTGGGTCGCTGGATCGCTTGGGGTTGCTGTCGTCGGCTTATCCACTTACTATTGCATGCTCCTTCTT GTTAATTGCAGAGACAAATTGGCGTCCGAAGAGCCACTAGGAGAATCAAACACATATGGAGACTTGGGTTATAGGTCTTTTGGAACCCTAGGTCGGTTTGTGACAGAAGTTATAATTGTGGTAGCACAATGTGCTGGATCTATTGCTTATTTTGTGTTTATTGGACAAAACCTTCATTCTGTATTTGAAAGCCAAAACCTATCAATGGCCTCCTACATATTTATGCTGGTACCTGTTGAGATTGGATTGTCTTGGATAGGGAGCTTATCTGCTTTGGCTCCTTTCAGCATTTTTGCTGACGTGTGCAATGTCTTGGCTATGGGAATTGTGGTGAAGGAGGATGTGCAAAGGACCTTTGGGGAGGGGTTTTCATTTGGAGAAAGGACAGCAATCACATCCAACATTGGGGGATTGCCCTTTGCAGCAGGCATGGCAGTGTTTTGTTTTGAGGGGTTTGGAATGACACTGGCCCTAGAGAATTCTATGCAGGATAGACGTAAGTTCCCAATTTTGCTTGCTCAGACATTTGGTGGGATAACTCTTGTGTACATTCTTTTTGGGTTTTGTGGTTACATGGCTTTTGGTGAAGAAACCAGAGACATTGTGACCCTCAATCTCCCAAGGAATTGGTCATCTCTTTCAGTGCAG GTAGGATTGTGTGTTGGGCTTGCATTCACACTTCCAATCATGTTACACCCAATTAATGAGATTGTGGAAGGGAAACTCAAAATCATTCTCAGAAACAACAATGATTCAACAGGACCAGGAAAAATTTGCATATGCATCAGCCGAGCGATTGTGGTGGTTGGACTGGCAGTGATAGCTTCATTCGTGCCAGAATTTGGTGTATTTGCCTCATTTGTGGGGAGTACCTTATGTGCAATGCTCTCATTTGTTTTACCAGCCACATTTCACCTAAAGCTACTTGGTTCTTCTCTACCCTTCTGGCGTAAAGCCTTAGATTTCATTGTATTATTTTCTGGATTATTTTTTGCTATTTATGGGACTTACAACACAATAGTTGGAGTTTGA
- the LOC114185869 gene encoding D-lactate dehydrogenase [cytochrome], mitochondrial, translated as MSNFSSWFFRLRSSSSKFFHRYRTLHNKYAPTVFNNDSTRNARSTSLLPFALALSAGSLALHPHFSPSFCDSDRGVNVGGKGSTQYVVKGSQKEFPRELLEELKIICQDNISVDYDERYIHGKPQNSFHKAVNIPDVIVYPRSEEEVSKVVNLCNIHKVPIVPYGGATSIEGHTLSPHGGVCIDMSLMKTVKALHVDDMDVVVEPGIGWMELNEYLEPYGLFFPLDPGPGASIGGMCATRCSGSLAVRYGTMRDNVISLKVVLANGDIVKTASRARKSAAGYDLTRLMIGSEGTLGLITEVTLRLQKIPQHSVVAMCNFPSVKDAADVAIATMRSGVQVSRVELLDEVQVKAINIANGKNLPECPTLMFEFIGTEAYAREQTQIVRKIVSEHNGSDFVFAEEPEAKKELWKVRKEALWACFAMEPDLEAMISDVCVPLSHLGDLISRSKKELDASPLVCTVIAHAGDGNFHTVILFDPSQEEQRREAERLNQFMVHAALSLEGTCTGEHGVGTGKMKYLEEELGVEALRTMKKIKSVLDPNNIMNPGKLIPPHVCF; from the exons ATGTCAAATTTCTCGTCATGGTTCTTTCGCTTACGTTCTTCTTCCTCCAAGTTCTTCCATCGCTACCGCACTCTCCACAATAAATACGCACCCACCGTCTTCAACAACGACTCTACCAGGAATGCACGCTCAACCTCTCTGCTTCCTTTCGCTCTCGCTCTTTCCGCTGGATCACTTGCTCTTCATCCACACTTCAGTCCCTCCTTCTGCGACTCCGACAG AGGTGTGAATGTTGGGGGCAAAGGTAGCACGCAATACGTTGTTAAGGGATCGCAGAAGGAATTTCCGAGGGAGCTTCTTGAGGAGTTGAAAATCATCTGTCAG GATAACATATCAGTTGATTATGACGAAAGATATATCCATGGAAAACCACAAAACAGCTTTCACAAGGCTGTTAATATCCCAGATGTGATCGTTTATCCAAG ATCTGAAGAGGAGGTATCTAAAGTCGTCAACTTATGTAACATTCATAAG GTTCCTATTGTACCATATGGTGGAGCTACATCAATCGAGGGTCACACCTTATCCCCTCATGGAGGGGTTTGCATTGACATGTCATTAATGAAA ACTGTGAAAGCATTACATGTTGATGACATGGATGTTGTTGTTGAGCCTGGCATTGGATGGATGGAGCTTAATGAGTATTTGGAACCTTATGGACTATTTTTTCCACTTGATCCAG GTCCTGGTGCTAGCATTGGAGGCATGTGTGCTACACGTTGCTCTGGTTCATTAGCTGTGAG GTATGGAACTATGCGCGATAATGTCATCAGTCTAAAG GTGGTTCTTGCCAATGGAGACATTGTGAAGACTGCATCACGTGCCAGGAAGAGTGCTGCAGG GTATGACTTGACCCGCTTGATGATTGGAAGTGAAGGAACACTTGGTCTTATAACAGAAGTAACCCTGCGGCTTCAGAAAATTCCTCAGCATTCAGTG GTTGCAATGTGCAATTTTCCTTCTGTGAAGGATGCAGCAGATGTTGCTATTGCCACAATGAGGTCTGGTGTACAG GTGTCAAGGGTAGAGCTACTGGATGAAGTTCAAGTGAAAGCTATCAATATTGCTAATGGGAAAAATTTGCCTGAATGTCCAACCTTAATGTTTGAATTTATAGGAACAG aggCATATGCACGTGAGCAAACACAAATTGTTCGGAAAATTGTTTCTGAGCACAATGGCTCAGATTTTGTATTTGCAGAAGAGCCTGAAGCAAAAAAAGAACTTTGGAAG GTAAGGAAAGAGGCACTCTGGGCTTGCTTTGCAATGGAACCTGATCTGGAGGCAATGATTTCA GATGTATGTGTTCCTTTATCTCACCTTGGTGATTTAATTTCAAGGTCTAAAAAGGAGCTGGATGCATCACCACTAGTTTG CACAGTAATTGCTCATGCTGGTGATGGTAATTTCCACACTGTTATTCTATTTGATCCTAGCCAAGAAGAACAGCGGCGGGAGGCAGAGAGACTCAACCAATTTATGGTTCATGCGGCCTTGTCATTGGAAG GAACTTGTACTGGTGAACACGGTGTTGGCACTGGAAAAATGAAG TATCTTGAAGAAGAACTCGGAGTGGAAGCATTGAGgacaatgaaaaaaataaaatcagtcCTGGATCCCAACAATATCATGAATCCAGGAAAGCTCATTCCTCCCCATGTTTGTTTCTAG
- the LOC114164283 gene encoding uncharacterized protein LOC114164283 yields MMKTKQKRTGKVPSKKSGTSSHDPVDSRDRDKEHEDSDWVIVKKQRVTILVPAVPLSERSLIANQGPNHTQLMPPELASNHVQLPMETSTLHPSDNEHEKTFLLAAQKETRTENRAPPILPRPTVVNPSSSDQRTESENPRQMSGLKSHKVLGISNTSKVIKQPRTLLAPRRPSNLETLNKNLRASNLVRKLERAGGLSKWLISLGLGQFVRIFQGKGLSKYQLVNLTMKKLKDMGANAVGPRRKLIHAMDCVCQPYCFEAL; encoded by the coding sequence ATGATGAAAACAAAGCAGAAGCGCACAGGAAAAGTCCCAAGTAAAAAAAGTGGTACTTCTTCGCATGACCCTGTTGATTCTCGAGATCGTGACAAAGAGCATGAGGATAGTGATTGGGTTATAGTGAAAAAGCAGAGAGTAACCATTCTGGTGCCTGCTGTGCCTCTCAGTGAGAGATCGTTAATAGCAAACCAAGGACCAAATCATACGCAACTTATGCCTCCTGAATTGGCAAGTAACCATGTGCAGCTTCCCATGGAGACATCTACTCTACATCCTTCAGATAATGAACATGAAAAAACCTTTTTATTGGCTGCTCAAAAAGAGACTCGTACCGAGAATAGAGCACCTCCTATCTTACCTAGACCAACTGTggtcaatccatcatcttcagATCAGAGAACAGAATCAGAAAATCCACGTCAAATGAGTGGTTTGAAGTCACATAAAGTACTTGGAATTTCTAATACGTCAAAAGTTATTAAGCAGCCCAGAACACTACTTGCACCAAGAAGGCCCTCCAACCTGGAAACTTTGAATAAAAACTTGAGAGCATCAAATTTGGTGAGGAAGCTTGAAAGAGCTGGTGGACTGAGCAAGTGGTTGATATCACTTGGACTGGGGCAGTTTGTGAGAATTTTTCAGGGTAAAGGTCTCAGTAAGTATCAGCTGGTAAATCTAACTATGAAAAAACTCAAGGATATGGGTGCCAATGCAGTGGGACCTCGCAGGAAACTGATCCATGCCATGGACTGTGTTTGTCAGCCATATTGCTTTGAGGCATTGTAA
- the LOC114176874 gene encoding probable E3 ubiquitin-protein ligase BAH1-like isoform X1, producing MFDSRTHSINFFVLLRRNSWIWKWKKGEMKFGCAFREYLQEEREWFLGEKCAHVEYSRLKKVLKTCKKDTSSDKDLLCQCQSCPLCDQQFFSELMKEASDVVGYFSSRVQHLLHLHISSGLHRYVLRLRQCFRSDRQTLTQEGRILIEYIAMNAIAMRKILKKYDKVHCSVNGENFKSRMHAEHIELLHSPWIIELGAFYLNSTGLDSCELDGVYGHFSCDLNLNRDVMTLVLPDSIKLEYTLTCAICLDLVFNPYALSCGHIFCKSCACSAASVMIFQGLKAASPESKCPICREVGGYSKAVRMVELDLLVKRRCRDYWRERLASERVETLKQSKEYWNLQSTYAIGLR from the exons ATGTTTGATTCTCGTACTCACAGCATAAATTTTTTCGTCTTGCTCCGGAGAAACTCCTG GATCTGGAAGTGGAAAAAGGGGGAGATGAAATTCGGGTGTGCATTCAGAGAGTACCTGCAGGAAGAGCGGGAGTGGTTCTTGGGCGAGAAATGTGCTCACGTTGAATACAGCAGGTTGAAAAAAGTGTTGAAGACTTGCAAGAAAGACACCTCTTCAGATAAGGACCTGCTGTGTCAGTGTCAGTCTTGCCCAT TATGTGACCAACAGTTCTTCTCTGAGTTGATGAAGGAAGCATCTGATGTGGTGGGGTACTTTAGTTCAAGAGTTCAGCATCTCCTTCATCTTCACATTTCTTCAGGACTACACAGATATGTATTGCGTTTGCGGCAGTGCTTTAGAAGTGATAGGCAAACCCTTACTCAAGAAGGGAGGATTCTAATTGAGTACATTGCCATGAATGCTATTGCAATGAGGAAAATACTTAAGAAATATGATAAA GTACACTGCTCTGTTAATGGGGAGAACTTCAAATCTAGGATGCATGCTGAACACATTGAACTTTTGCACTCTCCTTGGATAATTGAATTGGGTGCTTTTTATCTGAATTCTACTGGACTTGATAGTTGTGAGCTTGATGGAGTCTATGGTCACTTTTCTTGTGATCTAAACTTAAATAGAGATGTAATGACATTGGTTCTTCCTGATTCTATTAAGCTCGAGTATACTCTAACTTGTGCAATTTGTCTG GATCTTGTTTTCAACCCTTATGCTTTGAGTTGTGGTCATATCTTCTGTAAGTCATGTGCTTGCTCAGCTGCCTCTGTGATGATTTTTCAAGGCCTTAAAGCTGCCAGTCCAGAGTCGAAGTGTCCTATATGCAGAGAG GTTGGCGGTTATTCTAAGGCTGTGCGTATGGTAGAACTTGATCTACTTGTGAAAAGAAG GTGCAGAGATTACTGGAGAGAGAGGCTAGCTAGTGAACGAGTTGAGACATTGAAGCAATCCAAGGAATACTGGAATTTACAGTCCACATATGCAATTGGATTGCGCTAG